The Carassius auratus strain Wakin chromosome 5, ASM336829v1, whole genome shotgun sequence genome includes a window with the following:
- the LOC113075961 gene encoding beta-hexosaminidase subunit beta-like — MYALLKFAPLFLAVAVCNGWLFGDFVVKQKEVDEIALWPLPQKFQSSAVAFKLSPARFQIVHSKQSSAGPSCSLLENAFRRYFEYMFGDLKKPEKSRKKVYDSDLVELQVWVTSADPECDGFPSLQTDESYALSIDEPSAVLKAANVWGALRGLETFSQLVYEDDYGVNNINKTEISDFPRFAHRGILLDSSRHFLPLKVILANLEAMAMNKFNVFHWHIVDDQSFPYMSRTFPELSQKGAYHPFTHVYTPSDVKMVIEFARMRGIRVIPEFDTPGHTESWGNGIKDLLTPCYRGSSPSGTFGPVNPILNSSYDFMTQFFKEISTVFPDAYIHLGGDEVDFSCWASNPDIQKFMAQQGFGTDYRKLESFYIQRLLDIVAATNKGYMVWQEVFDNGVKLKDDTVVEVWMGNKMEEELQNVTRAGFTTILSAPWYLDYISYGQDWQRYYKVEPLNFPGTDAQKKLVIGGEACLWGEYVDATNLTPRLWPRASAVAERLWSDKSVTDVGNAYNRLVQHRCRMVKRGIPAEPLFVGHCRQEYRGQ; from the exons ATGTATGCTCTGCTCAAATTTGCGCCGCTGTTTTTGGCGGTAGCCGTCTGCAACGGGTGGCTCTTCGGCGACTTTGTTGTAAAGCAGAAAGAGGTGGATGAAATAGCTCTCTGGCCGCTACCGCAGAAGTTCCAGTCGTCCGCCGTCGCTTTTAAACTCAGCCCTGCCAGATTTCAAATCGTCCACTCGAAACAGTCCTCCGCCGGACCGAGCTGCAGTCTACTCGAGAATGCGTTTCGCAG ATATTTTGAATACATGTTTGGCGACCTGAAGAAGCCCGAGAAGAGCCGAAAGAAAGTGTATGATTCCGATCTCGTGGAGCTTCAGGTTTGGGTCACGTCAGCTGATCCGGAGTGTGACGGTTTCCCGAGTCTGCAAACCGACGAGTCAT ATGCGCTGTCGATTGATGAACCCTCAGCTGTGCTGAAAGCTGCTAATGTATGGGGAGCTTTGCGAG GACTGGAAACATTCAGCCAGCTGGTCTATGAAGATGATTATGGAGTC AACAACATCAATAAGACAGAAATCTCCGATTTCCCACGGTTTGCCCATCGGGGGATACTCCTGGACTCGTCTCGCCACTTCCTGCCACTCAAAGTCATTTTGGCCAATTTG GAAGCTATGGCGATGAACAAGTTTAATGTATTTCACTGGCACATTGTGGACGATCAGTCGTTTCCTTACATGAGCCGTACCTTCCCCGAGTTAAGTCAGAAG GGAGCCTACCACCCATTCACGCATGTGTACACTCCATCTGATGTGAAGATGGTCATCGAGTTTGCCCGAATGAGGGGGATCCGTGTCATCCCTGAGTTTGACACCCCAGGACACACAGAGTCATGGGGCAACG GCATAAAGGATCTGCTAACACCTTGTTACCGTGGCTCTAGTCCTTCAGGAACATTTGGGCCGGTGAACCCCATCCTAAACTCCTCTTATGACTTCATGACACAGTTTTTTAAAGAGATCAGCACAGTCTTCCCTGATGCCTACATACACCTGGGGGGAGACGAGGTTGACTTCAGTTGCTG GGCGTCCAATCCTGATATTCAGAAGTTTATGGCGCAGCAGGGCTTTGGCACAGACTACAGGAAACTGGAGTCTTTCTACATTCAAAG ATTACTTGATATTGTGGCTGCTACCAATAAAGGCTACATGGTGTGGCAGGAAGTGTTTGATAATGGAGTGAAG TTGAAGGATGACACTGTGGTGGAGGTGTGGATGGGGAACAAGATGGAGGAGGAGCTACAGAATGTGACTCGGGCAGGATTTACAACCATTCTATCTGCCCCTTGGTACCTGGACTACATTAGCTATGGACAGGACTGGCAACGCTACTACAAAGTTGAGCCACTCAATTTCCCTG GCACAGACGCACAGAAGAAGCTGGTGATTGGTGGAGAGGCTTGTCTTTGGGGAGAATATGTGGATGCTACCAACCTAACTCCTCGACTCTG GCCAAGAGCCAGTGCTGTCGCTGAGAGGTTATGGAGCGATAAAAGTGTGACAGACGTGGGTAATGCCTATAATCGTCTGGTCCAGCATCGCTGCCGCATGGTCAA GAGAGGCATACCTGCAGAACCTCTATTTGTTGGCCACTGCCGTCAAGAGTACAGGGGTCAATGA